The Natranaerobius thermophilus JW/NM-WN-LF genome contains the following window.
ATCCTGCCAGTTTCCAATATTAAGGTAGAAGTTGCTCAATTTGACATTCATAAAATAAAAAATCCAGAAATAGAGGGAGAGCAATATCAACAAGGTGAACAGTTAGGTTTTTGGAATGTAAGGGAATATGTTTTGTACCGTGACAATCATACCTGCCAATACTGTAGAGGAAAATCGAAAGATTCTATTTTGAACGTTCATCATATCCGAAGCAGACAAAGTCACGGTGATCGCCCTGGTAATTTAGTAACTTTATGTGAAACCTGTCATACTAAACTGCACAAAGAGAGCTTAGAAAATTATTTCCACCCTAAAGATAAAGGTTTTAAAGACGAATCACAATTTACTATTTTAAGATGGTTTATTTATAACGGAATTAAAGAAAAATATCCTGATGTTAATTTGACATTTGGTTATATAACCAAAAACACCCGTATCAAAAACAACTTGCCAAAATCTCATGCAGTAGATGCCCGTTGTATTAGCGGGAATCCATTAGCTAAACCGCCTGTCAATACGTTATACATTAAGCAAGTTCGTAAGAATAACCGACAGCTACACAAATTTAATCCTTCAAAGGGTGGTATCCGTAAAGCTAATAAAGCACCGTATTTGGTCAAGGGCTTCCGACTATTCGATAAGGTATTATATAACAACAGGAAATGTTTTATTTTCGGTAGACGTAAGAGTGGCTATTTCGATTTGCGACTGTTGGATGGTACAAAAATTCATGCTTCAGCTAGTCACAAAAGACTGGATCTTATTGAATCTGCAACATCTATGTTGAAGGAGGTGAGTTGAGGCGTTTCCTCCCACGGTTGAAACCGTGGGTTTCCACGCCTTGTTTTTCATGAATTGATGAAAAAATTATGATAAAATAAAAATGAGCTCTATAAAAGAGCCCAATAAAAATTAAATAAAAAGGTAAAAAGGAGTTTCACTAGTGGTTGGCGACCGTGAGTGAAACTCCCTACCGAAAGAAGGCCGTTTAGCCTTTTCCTTTTAAAATTGCTTTCAATTAGAATTATACAAAAATTAAAAGGAAAATGCAATTAAATACTTAAATATTTATAATGGCAAAATATTAAAAAGGCCTTCTTTCGGGTGACTATGTTCGAAAGGAGGCCTTTTTTAATTGTCATCATTAAGCCCATCACGCCAAAGACAGCACCAAAAATTACAATCACATGGACAAGCCCAAAATTTTCTAAACCTAATTCATGAGTCTGGAGAAGATTATTTCTTTTTGGCCACAAAAAAACAAGATGAATGGGAACAACAAAACGCCTTACAATCACCGTCAGAAGTCCATGTTTTGGATGACAGAGACTATTATTACTCGCCTAATAGTTTCTTTGTACCAAAGCGTCATCAGAATACTGTCGGGAAGTTTAAATGCCTTTTCATAGACCTTGATACATATAAGCTAAACGACTATTCGCCCGAAGAAAATTACTGCAATATACACTTTGAAATTTTTTATGAGGGCAAATTACCTTTGCCTAATCTACGTGTTTTCTCTGGTCGAGGTGTGCAGCTAATCTACTTGATACATGAAAGTCCTATACAAGCAAAAAACAGGTGGAACGCCTGTCAGGATATTATATATCAAATTTTTAAACCCTTTGGGGCAGACCCCAAAACCTTAGGAAGTCAATCAATTCTTCGTTTACCAGGTACATTTAATCAAAAAAATGGAAGATTGACTTACTATGAGCTGATCCATGGTTCAAAATATTGCATGAAAAGCTTTTTAAAGCAATATTCACCTAAAGTTAAACGGATTGGATCAACTAAAAAATCTAAAAAGCAGAAGAAAACTAATAAATCTAAATCAAATAAATCAAAGTTTAAAAAATTAATGAATATAAAAACATTAAACTACGGGATATTAAAGGACTTAGAGAAACTGGCAAAACTGAGAAATTATGATCTTCATGGTTATAGGGAAATGATATTATTCCTTTATCGGTTACATAGCTTAAAAAATGATAGATCACCTGAAGAAGCCTTGGAAGACAC
Protein-coding sequences here:
- a CDS encoding replication protein, which gives rise to MSSLSPSRQRQHQKLQSHGQAQNFLNLIHESGEDYFFLATKKQDEWEQQNALQSPSEVHVLDDRDYYYSPNSFFVPKRHQNTVGKFKCLFIDLDTYKLNDYSPEENYCNIHFEIFYEGKLPLPNLRVFSGRGVQLIYLIHESPIQAKNRWNACQDIIYQIFKPFGADPKTLGSQSILRLPGTFNQKNGRLTYYELIHGSKYCMKSFLKQYSPKVKRIGSTKKSKKQKKTNKSKSNKSKFKKLMNIKTLNYGILKDLEKLAKLRNYDLHGYREMILFLYRLHSLKNDRSPEEALEDTLAFNQTFKEPLPERMVIRDTRSAERYTDKYNFTAEWIIKQLEIDEEELKHLEVVIGTEEKNRRKKEVNREKRRDASGLTEKEKAKAKHLERLKKALRLNPAAKKTELAKELGVSREQVHRLLKDLEDDNCVK
- the iscB gene encoding RNA-guided endonuclease IscB: MVYVLAKNGKPLMPTKKHGKVRHLLKDGKAKIVKRTPFTIQLLYESDNYTQPVNLGVDAGTKHVGLSATTGNEVLFEGEAQLRTNIQELLSTRREARRARRNRKTRYRKPRFNNRKKPNGWLAPSIQNKVDTHLKLVDMVCSILPVSNIKVEVAQFDIHKIKNPEIEGEQYQQGEQLGFWNVREYVLYRDNHTCQYCRGKSKDSILNVHHIRSRQSHGDRPGNLVTLCETCHTKLHKESLENYFHPKDKGFKDESQFTILRWFIYNGIKEKYPDVNLTFGYITKNTRIKNNLPKSHAVDARCISGNPLAKPPVNTLYIKQVRKNNRQLHKFNPSKGGIRKANKAPYLVKGFRLFDKVLYNNRKCFIFGRRKSGYFDLRLLDGTKIHASASHKRLDLIESATSMLKEVS